The following coding sequences lie in one Arachis hypogaea cultivar Tifrunner chromosome 4, arahy.Tifrunner.gnm2.J5K5, whole genome shotgun sequence genomic window:
- the LOC140184195 gene encoding secreted RxLR effector protein 161-like — protein MGTPMHSNIKLDKDNHGKDVDETRYRGMIGSLMYLTSSRPDIIQSVGVCSRFQSKPKESHLSAVKRIIRYVLDFAGDRIDRRSTSGMSCFLGKSLIVWSSKKQATVALSTAEAEYIAASSCCSQLLWLKTQLAD, from the exons ATGGGAACCCCCATGCATTCTAATATCAagcttgataaggataaccatggtaaagatgttgatgagacacgCTATAGAGGGATGATTGGATCCTTGATGTACCTAACCTCCTCAAGGCCTGATATAATCCAAAGTGTTGGAGTTTGCTCACGGTTTCAATCAAAGCCTAAGGAGTCTCATCTCTCAGCTGTCAAAAGGATCATCCGATATGTGCTTG attttgctggggaTAGGATTGATAGAAGAAGCACAAGTGGCATGTCCTGCTTTCTAGGAAAATCCCTCATTGTTTGGTCTAGCAAGAAGCAAGCTACTGTAGCTCTTTCAACAGCCGAAGCTGAGTATATTGCAGCCTCCTCTTGTTGTTCTCAACTATTATGGCTAAAAACTCAACTAGCTGACTAA